Proteins encoded in a region of the Halothiobacillus diazotrophicus genome:
- the moaC gene encoding cyclic pyranopterin monophosphate synthase MoaC, translating to MSEQQLTHLDETGAARMVDVGAKAHTERVALAESFIRMEAATLELILSGGHKKGDVLAVARVAGIMAAKKTWDLIPMCHPLLLTKVSVTLTPDRERSGVHILAECRLTGQTGVEMEALTAASVAALTLYDMCKAVDRGMEIAQTRLLEKHGGKTGSWMR from the coding sequence ATGAGCGAACAGCAGTTGACCCATCTCGATGAAACCGGCGCGGCACGCATGGTGGATGTGGGGGCAAAGGCCCATACGGAGCGCGTGGCACTGGCTGAGTCCTTTATCCGGATGGAAGCGGCCACTCTCGAGCTGATTCTGTCCGGCGGGCATAAAAAGGGCGATGTCCTGGCAGTGGCCCGGGTTGCGGGCATCATGGCGGCAAAGAAGACCTGGGATCTGATCCCGATGTGTCACCCCCTGTTGCTGACCAAGGTTTCGGTAACCCTGACACCCGATCGCGAACGCAGTGGCGTGCACATTCTTGCCGAGTGTCGTTTGACCGGGCAGACCGGCGTGGAGATGGAGGCGTTGACGGCCGCATCCGTGGCGGCCCTGACCTTGTACGACATGTGCAAGGCCGTGGATCGGGGAATGGAGATCGCGCAGACCCGTTTGCTCGAGAAGCATGGGGGCAAGACGGGATCGTGGATGCGGTAA
- the moaA gene encoding GTP 3',8-cyclase MoaA translates to MTSLVDPFGRSINYLRLSVTDRCDLRCFYCMPEGFNDFEVPEHWLTVGEIERLVGVMAEMGLKHVRITGGEPLVRRGIEDIVRSIDALPQIRDIALSTNATRLAKMAEPLKAAGVDRINVSLDTLDPERFRRITQGKLDKVLSGLMAAKAAGIAPIKINMVVMKGINEDDVESVLEFCIEHGFVLRMIETMPMGDTGRDAIDHYVSLQDIKKRLAERYPLIPVINPVDGAGPARYLQVAGTETQIGFITPMSEHFCGTCNRVRLSVDGTMYMCLGQEHNFSFRPLLRKGIPDDELKAALISAIGLKPERHEFQDKPEKVIRFMSMTGG, encoded by the coding sequence ATGACTAGCCTGGTGGACCCTTTCGGTCGTTCAATTAACTATCTGCGTCTCTCCGTGACCGATCGTTGCGATCTTCGCTGCTTCTACTGCATGCCGGAAGGATTCAACGACTTCGAGGTTCCGGAGCACTGGCTGACGGTTGGCGAGATCGAACGTCTGGTCGGCGTGATGGCCGAGATGGGGCTCAAGCATGTGCGTATCACCGGTGGCGAGCCCCTGGTTCGTCGGGGCATCGAGGACATCGTCCGCAGCATCGATGCCTTGCCGCAGATTCGTGATATCGCCCTGTCCACGAACGCCACCCGACTGGCGAAGATGGCCGAGCCGCTGAAGGCGGCCGGGGTCGACCGGATCAACGTCAGTCTCGATACGCTCGATCCGGAACGATTCCGCCGGATCACCCAGGGTAAGCTGGACAAGGTCCTGTCGGGCCTGATGGCCGCGAAGGCGGCTGGCATCGCCCCCATCAAGATCAACATGGTCGTGATGAAGGGGATCAACGAGGATGACGTCGAGTCGGTGCTCGAGTTCTGCATCGAACACGGCTTCGTTCTGCGGATGATCGAAACCATGCCGATGGGCGATACCGGCCGCGACGCGATCGATCATTATGTGAGTCTGCAGGACATCAAGAAGCGACTGGCCGAACGTTATCCGCTGATCCCGGTGATCAATCCCGTCGACGGTGCCGGACCGGCCCGCTATCTGCAGGTTGCCGGTACAGAGACGCAGATTGGTTTCATCACTCCGATGTCCGAGCACTTCTGCGGCACTTGCAATCGTGTCCGGCTTTCCGTGGACGGCACCATGTACATGTGCCTGGGCCAGGAACACAACTTTTCGTTCCGCCCGCTCCTGCGCAAAGGTATCCCCGACGACGAGCTCAAGGCGGCGCTGATTTCGGCGATCGGCCTCAAGCCCGAGCGCCACGAGTTCCAGGACAAGCCGGAGAAGGTCATCCGGTTCATGTCCATGACGGGTGGTTGA
- a CDS encoding ectoine synthase — MIVRNLDQDILGTDREVEAENGNWVSRRLVLADDRVGFSFHDTIIRAGTETYIHYANHIEAVYCVAGNGEIYDIEADTTHQIRDGMMYLLNNHDRHYLRGGTEDMRLICVFNPPLTGAEVHDENGHYPLLTLD; from the coding sequence ATGATCGTACGCAATCTGGATCAGGACATCTTGGGCACGGACCGCGAAGTGGAAGCCGAAAACGGCAACTGGGTCAGCCGTCGGCTGGTGCTGGCCGACGACCGCGTCGGGTTCTCCTTTCATGACACCATCATCCGGGCTGGCACGGAAACCTACATCCATTACGCCAATCATATCGAGGCCGTCTACTGCGTCGCCGGCAACGGCGAGATCTACGACATCGAAGCCGACACGACCCACCAGATCCGCGACGGGATGATGTATCTGCTCAACAACCACGACCGGCATTACCTGCGCGGCGGCACGGAGGACATGCGCCTGATCTGCGTGTTCAATCCGCCGTTGACGGGTGCCGAGGTCCATGACGAGAACGGGCACTACCCGCTGCTGACGCTGGACTGA
- the ectB gene encoding diaminobutyrate--2-oxoglutarate transaminase gives MNIDLFEKYESNVRGYIRSFPTIFVKAQNATMWDHTGKTYIDFFGGAGSLNYGHNDPAIKRAIIEYIERDGVTNALDKATDAKYHFIEKLQNTILKPRGLDYKIQFVGPTGTNAVETALKLARKVKQRSKIVAFTNAYHGHTLGALAVTGNEFYHDDYYGVPLNVTKMPFDNYFDSENQMDSIDMMRHYYEDASSGYEVPAGIIVETIQGEGGINIASVEWLKKLEKMCRDLDILLIVDDIQMGNGRTGNFFSFERAGIKPDIVTVSKSIGTGLPMAIVLMRPEIDQWSPGEHTGTFRGNSLAFVAGAKALERWDNDTFSKEILAKGAKVEQRMKAIAARFPQHIGDVRGLGMIWGIESPVEGFCGQISREGFERGLIAETAGATDQVIKFLAPLTISEAELDKGLDILEASITAAAAKHPINE, from the coding sequence ATGAACATTGATCTGTTCGAAAAATACGAATCCAACGTCCGCGGCTACATCCGCTCGTTCCCCACGATCTTCGTCAAGGCACAAAACGCCACGATGTGGGATCACACGGGCAAGACCTACATCGACTTCTTCGGTGGCGCCGGCTCGCTGAACTACGGCCACAACGACCCGGCCATCAAGCGGGCGATCATCGAGTACATCGAACGCGATGGCGTGACCAACGCCCTCGACAAGGCTACCGACGCCAAGTACCACTTCATCGAGAAGCTCCAGAATACGATCCTCAAGCCGCGCGGCCTGGACTACAAGATCCAATTCGTCGGCCCGACCGGTACCAATGCCGTCGAAACCGCCCTGAAACTCGCCCGCAAGGTCAAGCAGCGCTCGAAGATCGTCGCCTTCACCAATGCCTACCACGGCCACACCCTGGGGGCACTGGCCGTCACCGGTAACGAGTTCTACCACGACGATTACTACGGCGTGCCGCTGAACGTCACCAAGATGCCGTTCGACAACTACTTCGACAGCGAGAACCAGATGGACAGCATCGACATGATGCGCCACTACTACGAGGATGCGAGTTCGGGCTACGAGGTTCCAGCCGGCATCATCGTGGAGACGATTCAGGGCGAAGGCGGCATCAACATAGCCAGCGTCGAATGGCTCAAGAAGCTGGAAAAAATGTGCCGGGATCTCGACATCCTGCTGATCGTGGACGACATCCAGATGGGCAACGGGCGCACCGGCAACTTCTTCAGCTTCGAGCGTGCCGGCATCAAGCCGGACATCGTCACGGTGTCCAAATCGATCGGCACGGGCCTGCCCATGGCCATCGTGCTGATGCGCCCGGAAATCGACCAGTGGTCACCCGGCGAACATACGGGCACCTTCCGCGGCAACAGTCTGGCCTTCGTCGCCGGCGCCAAGGCGCTGGAACGCTGGGACAACGATACGTTCTCCAAGGAAATTCTCGCCAAGGGCGCCAAAGTCGAACAGCGGATGAAGGCCATCGCCGCCCGCTTCCCCCAGCACATCGGCGACGTGCGGGGACTGGGCATGATCTGGGGCATCGAATCCCCGGTCGAGGGTTTCTGCGGCCAGATCTCGCGCGAAGGTTTCGAACGCGGCCTCATTGCAGAGACGGCGGGCGCCACCGATCAGGTCATCAAATTCCTGGCACCGCTGACCATCTCCGAAGCCGAGCTCGACAAGGGTCTGGACATTCTCGAGGCATCCATCACGGCCGCTGCCGCGAAGCATCCCATCAACGAATAA
- the ectA gene encoding diaminobutyrate acetyltransferase: MTITYREPRLSDGARIHQMVLRAGTLDVNSAYLYFLLSDHFHATCAIAETEDRLVGFLTGYRLPDAPGTLFVWQIAVDPDMRGRGVASGLLNALESRDWFRDIRRIELTISPDNSASQALFTRWAKQLDKPIQTQPYLSAELLGDGHQPEDTYWIDLDPVGLD, from the coding sequence ATGACAATTACCTATCGTGAACCACGCCTCTCGGACGGCGCGCGCATTCATCAGATGGTACTTCGGGCTGGCACACTGGATGTCAATTCGGCCTATCTCTACTTCCTGCTTTCAGACCATTTTCATGCCACCTGCGCCATCGCGGAAACCGAGGATCGTCTCGTCGGATTCCTGACCGGCTATCGCCTGCCCGACGCACCGGGCACCCTGTTCGTCTGGCAGATCGCCGTCGATCCCGACATGCGCGGCCGCGGCGTGGCATCCGGTTTGCTCAACGCCCTGGAAAGCCGCGACTGGTTCCGGGATATCCGGCGGATCGAACTCACCATTTCCCCGGACAATTCCGCCTCGCAGGCCCTGTTCACGCGGTGGGCGAAACAACTGGACAAACCGATTCAAACGCAACCCTACCTGTCCGCCGAACTACTCGGCGATGGCCATCAACCTGAAGATACCTACTGGATCGATCTGGACCCGGTTGGTCTAGACTAA